In a genomic window of Clavelina lepadiformis chromosome 7, kaClaLepa1.1, whole genome shotgun sequence:
- the LOC143465263 gene encoding uncharacterized protein LOC143465263 isoform X1, with amino-acid sequence MGGSQTRPDVSQQNKSTAGPVVIKVVPQIYYDQRQYQDNREFTQTEIKDSKEINIGDGQSTTITCHKGQNISTLEDRYLTEQVSPKVKTDAKSTITRKNIPDEGTDGKKEKHVMISYNWDDKILALKIHDRLADAGYNVWIDKEKMGTQLYESMAQAVENSSLVLMFLSDKYEQSENCQREGKYAGDLKKPIIPIVTQANYKIKGWSGLLTAGKIYHDFSQGSYDDKFQGLLDKIKELNWNEVGKPPNPTRNVCSLVTSEDKAIIDLLHYQRKFEQPEEVHLEVSFENVDPSSIPNVNPRVVKVDLYLQQIHPKKWYIPSMEVTKQHQENFKKGEEISFNKLVEEKNKHRFILVVGNPGSGKTVFYKRLSKKCNNWPTYVSLNFKFTDIDYNVPLSLRELLIDKPYSGLSDGTKDLAWDWIRDNQEKCILLMDGLDQVNWSFPQKALPKLSYEDKMSACELVACIWNRTFLPDVFVIVTSRPHSALTIPKPLRPDATYYLHDLSPDDAKLLFVYYTGAKDDRLWTKIEVDAPHLINFCLSPLIVQFVARACLTKVGISTPDITSLSRVYITVFSDLQFCSNVRLEYQDNFTRNIQGLAKVSFEATKKSTVVISEQKLLQEGLDVETVQDLVIVHHSRKGPNSRIIRGKRQMHFSHQTIQECFAALYILLNMSVAEFRDFTTSTLFLDHWSMVRQFTCGLLVDITLETVDEDFDWIHKMIEDLQLHGDIANKRNILADALTLKLKHFTYLDWDDWQKDDNKRRYISLMVDTAECANDKLNRKIIKDFPGDLNLGYTQINSSSTIILSKLLSEQRNNLVELDLTKCFSTPHDVKRLISAIVEMQGKVKHLNISYNILSEIPTESFFAKIEVWLEMRLCFSYYNGKRKLMRDANEAERFKIQKILNQLENSKLKVHVAGFDFDDNFIILHRSD; translated from the exons ATGGGAGGATCTCAAACGCGCCCCGACGTGAGTCAGCAAAATAAGTCGACTGCTG GGCCAGTTGTTATAAAGGTTGTTCCTCAAATTTACTATGACCAGAGGCAGTATCAGGACAACAGAGAGTTTACTCAAACTGAAATCAAGGATTCCAAAGAAATAAACATAGGTGATGGCCAAAGTACTACCATCACTTGTCACAaag GTCAAAATATATCTACACTCGAAGACCGGTACTTGACTGAGCAAGTCAGTCCAAAAGTGAAAACTGATGCAAAGTCAACAATTACTCGCAAAAACATTCCGGATGAAGGAACGGATGGCAAGAAAGAGAAACACGTCATGATCAGTTATAACTGGGATGATAAAATATTGGCTCTTAAA ATACATGACAGGCTTGCGGATGCCGGCTACAATGTGTGGATTGACAAAGAGAAGATGGGCACACAGCTATACGAAAGCATGGCTCAAGCTGTAGAAAATTCTTCGCTGGTCCTAATGTTTTTGTCGGACAAATATGAACAAAGTGAAAACTGCCAAAGAGAAGGCAAATACGCTGGTGACTTGAAGAAGCCTATAATACCCATAGTTACCCAAGCAAACTACAAGATTAAAGGCTGGTCCG GTTTACTTACTGCTGGAAAGATATATCATGATTTTAGCCAGGGGTCATATGATGATAAATTCCAGGGACTATTGGACAAAATAAAAG AGTTAAATTGGAACGAAGTTGGAAAACCACCAAATCCAACAAGAAATGTTTGCTCTTTGGTTACATCAg AAGATAAAGCAATTATAGATCTTCTGCATTATCAAAGAAAATTTGAGCAACCAGAAGAAGTCCATCTTGAAGTTTCGTTTGAAAATGTTGATCcatcttcaattccaaatGTTAATCCTCGTGTAGTGAAAGTGGACCTTTATTTACAGCAAATTCATCCTAAAAAATGGTACATTCCATCAATGGAAGTAACGAAACAGCATCAAGAAAACTTCAAGAAAGGCGaagaaatatcttttaacaagctggttgaagaaaaaaataaacatcgaTTTATTTTGGTGGTGGGGAACCCTGGATCTGGGAAAACAGTTTTCTACAAACGTTTatccaaaaaatgcaataattgGCCCACTTACGTCagcttaaattttaaattcacTGACATTGACTACAATGTCCCGCTTTCACTTCGTGAGCTTCTCATTGATAAGCCTTATTCAGGACTGTCTGACGGGACCAAAGATTTAGCTTGGGATTGGATCCGGGATAATCAGGAAAAGTGCATCTTGCTGATGGACGGTCTCGACCAAGTGAACTGGAGCTTTCCTCAAAAAGCGCTTCCAAAACTTAGCTATGAGGATAAAATGAGCGCATGTGAGCTAGTTGCTTGTATTTGGAATCGAACCTTTCTACCAGATGTTTTCGTTATAGTGACGTCGCGGCCACACTCTGCTCTTACCATCCCAAAGCCACTTCGGCCAGATGCCACATATTACCTTCACGATCTTTCTCCTGATGATGCCAAGCTTCTGTTTGTCTACTACACTGGAGCGAAAGATGACCGTTTATGGACCAAAATTGAAGTTGATGCCCCTCATCTCATAAATTTTTGTCTCAGCCCTCTGATAGTCCAGTTTGTGGCTAGAGCATGTTTGACTAAAGTCGGAATTTCTACTCCAGACATCACCTCACTCAGCAGAGTTTATATCACTGTATTTTCAGACTTGCAGTTTTGCAGCAATGTTCGGCTTGAATATCAAGATAACTTTACACGGAACATTCAAGGTCTTGCTAAAGTATCTTTTGAAGCAACAAAGAAGTCTACAGTGGTAATCAGTGAGCAGAAACTTTTACAAGAAGGGTTAGATGTAGAAACAGTCCAGGATCTTGTTATTGTCCATCACAGTCGTAAAGGTCCCAACTCAAGGATTATCAGAGGAAAACGTCAGATGCACTTCTCTCATCAGACAATACAAGAGTGTTTTGCTGCACTTTACATTTTGCTGAACATGAGTGTCGCTGAATTTCGAGATTTTACCACCAGCACACTCTTCTTAGATCATTGGTCAATGGTGAGACAGTTCACTTGTGGGCTTTTAGTTGACATTACATTAGAAACAG TTGACGAGGACTTTGATTGGATCCACAAAATGATTGAAGATCTTCAATTGCATGGAG ATATTGCTAATAAAAGGAACATCTTGGCTGACGCCTTAACCTTAAAGCTGAAGCACTTCACGTATTTGGATTGGGATGACTGGCAAAAGG ATGACAACAAACGGAGATATATTTCGCTCATGGTTGACACGGCTGAATGTGCAAACGATAAGTTGAATAGGAAAATCATAAAAGACTTTCCAGGAGATCTGAACCTGGGGTATACACAAATCAACTCGTCCTCGACTATTATCTTGAGCAAGCTTTTATCTGAGCAAAGGAACAATTTAGTAGAACTTGATTTGACCAAATGTTTCTCCACTCCTCATGATGTCAAACGTCTAATTTCAGCCATCGTGGAAATGCAGGGAAAG GTTAAGCATCTTAACATCAGTTACAACATACTATCGGAGATTCCTACAGAATCcttctttgcaaaaattgaaGTGTGGCTGGAAATGCGATTGTGCTTTTCTTATTATAATGGCAAAAGAAAGTTGATGCGAGATGCAAACGAAGCAGAAAgattcaaaattcaaaaaattttaaaccagCTGGAAAACTCG aaaTTGAAGGTACATGTTGCTGGTTTCGACTTTGATGACAATTTCATCATACTTCATCGATCAGAttaa
- the LOC143465263 gene encoding uncharacterized protein LOC143465263 isoform X2, protein MAKVLPSLVTKIHDRLADAGYNVWIDKEKMGTQLYESMAQAVENSSLVLMFLSDKYEQSENCQREGKYAGDLKKPIIPIVTQANYKIKGWSGLLTAGKIYHDFSQGSYDDKFQGLLDKIKELNWNEVGKPPNPTRNVCSLVTSEDKAIIDLLHYQRKFEQPEEVHLEVSFENVDPSSIPNVNPRVVKVDLYLQQIHPKKWYIPSMEVTKQHQENFKKGEEISFNKLVEEKNKHRFILVVGNPGSGKTVFYKRLSKKCNNWPTYVSLNFKFTDIDYNVPLSLRELLIDKPYSGLSDGTKDLAWDWIRDNQEKCILLMDGLDQVNWSFPQKALPKLSYEDKMSACELVACIWNRTFLPDVFVIVTSRPHSALTIPKPLRPDATYYLHDLSPDDAKLLFVYYTGAKDDRLWTKIEVDAPHLINFCLSPLIVQFVARACLTKVGISTPDITSLSRVYITVFSDLQFCSNVRLEYQDNFTRNIQGLAKVSFEATKKSTVVISEQKLLQEGLDVETVQDLVIVHHSRKGPNSRIIRGKRQMHFSHQTIQECFAALYILLNMSVAEFRDFTTSTLFLDHWSMVRQFTCGLLVDITLETVDEDFDWIHKMIEDLQLHGDIANKRNILADALTLKLKHFTYLDWDDWQKDDNKRRYISLMVDTAECANDKLNRKIIKDFPGDLNLGYTQINSSSTIILSKLLSEQRNNLVELDLTKCFSTPHDVKRLISAIVEMQGKVKHLNISYNILSEIPTESFFAKIEVWLEMRLCFSYYNGKRKLMRDANEAERFKIQKILNQLENSKLKVHVAGFDFDDNFIILHRSD, encoded by the exons ATGGCCAAAGTACTACCATCACTTGTCACAaag ATACATGACAGGCTTGCGGATGCCGGCTACAATGTGTGGATTGACAAAGAGAAGATGGGCACACAGCTATACGAAAGCATGGCTCAAGCTGTAGAAAATTCTTCGCTGGTCCTAATGTTTTTGTCGGACAAATATGAACAAAGTGAAAACTGCCAAAGAGAAGGCAAATACGCTGGTGACTTGAAGAAGCCTATAATACCCATAGTTACCCAAGCAAACTACAAGATTAAAGGCTGGTCCG GTTTACTTACTGCTGGAAAGATATATCATGATTTTAGCCAGGGGTCATATGATGATAAATTCCAGGGACTATTGGACAAAATAAAAG AGTTAAATTGGAACGAAGTTGGAAAACCACCAAATCCAACAAGAAATGTTTGCTCTTTGGTTACATCAg AAGATAAAGCAATTATAGATCTTCTGCATTATCAAAGAAAATTTGAGCAACCAGAAGAAGTCCATCTTGAAGTTTCGTTTGAAAATGTTGATCcatcttcaattccaaatGTTAATCCTCGTGTAGTGAAAGTGGACCTTTATTTACAGCAAATTCATCCTAAAAAATGGTACATTCCATCAATGGAAGTAACGAAACAGCATCAAGAAAACTTCAAGAAAGGCGaagaaatatcttttaacaagctggttgaagaaaaaaataaacatcgaTTTATTTTGGTGGTGGGGAACCCTGGATCTGGGAAAACAGTTTTCTACAAACGTTTatccaaaaaatgcaataattgGCCCACTTACGTCagcttaaattttaaattcacTGACATTGACTACAATGTCCCGCTTTCACTTCGTGAGCTTCTCATTGATAAGCCTTATTCAGGACTGTCTGACGGGACCAAAGATTTAGCTTGGGATTGGATCCGGGATAATCAGGAAAAGTGCATCTTGCTGATGGACGGTCTCGACCAAGTGAACTGGAGCTTTCCTCAAAAAGCGCTTCCAAAACTTAGCTATGAGGATAAAATGAGCGCATGTGAGCTAGTTGCTTGTATTTGGAATCGAACCTTTCTACCAGATGTTTTCGTTATAGTGACGTCGCGGCCACACTCTGCTCTTACCATCCCAAAGCCACTTCGGCCAGATGCCACATATTACCTTCACGATCTTTCTCCTGATGATGCCAAGCTTCTGTTTGTCTACTACACTGGAGCGAAAGATGACCGTTTATGGACCAAAATTGAAGTTGATGCCCCTCATCTCATAAATTTTTGTCTCAGCCCTCTGATAGTCCAGTTTGTGGCTAGAGCATGTTTGACTAAAGTCGGAATTTCTACTCCAGACATCACCTCACTCAGCAGAGTTTATATCACTGTATTTTCAGACTTGCAGTTTTGCAGCAATGTTCGGCTTGAATATCAAGATAACTTTACACGGAACATTCAAGGTCTTGCTAAAGTATCTTTTGAAGCAACAAAGAAGTCTACAGTGGTAATCAGTGAGCAGAAACTTTTACAAGAAGGGTTAGATGTAGAAACAGTCCAGGATCTTGTTATTGTCCATCACAGTCGTAAAGGTCCCAACTCAAGGATTATCAGAGGAAAACGTCAGATGCACTTCTCTCATCAGACAATACAAGAGTGTTTTGCTGCACTTTACATTTTGCTGAACATGAGTGTCGCTGAATTTCGAGATTTTACCACCAGCACACTCTTCTTAGATCATTGGTCAATGGTGAGACAGTTCACTTGTGGGCTTTTAGTTGACATTACATTAGAAACAG TTGACGAGGACTTTGATTGGATCCACAAAATGATTGAAGATCTTCAATTGCATGGAG ATATTGCTAATAAAAGGAACATCTTGGCTGACGCCTTAACCTTAAAGCTGAAGCACTTCACGTATTTGGATTGGGATGACTGGCAAAAGG ATGACAACAAACGGAGATATATTTCGCTCATGGTTGACACGGCTGAATGTGCAAACGATAAGTTGAATAGGAAAATCATAAAAGACTTTCCAGGAGATCTGAACCTGGGGTATACACAAATCAACTCGTCCTCGACTATTATCTTGAGCAAGCTTTTATCTGAGCAAAGGAACAATTTAGTAGAACTTGATTTGACCAAATGTTTCTCCACTCCTCATGATGTCAAACGTCTAATTTCAGCCATCGTGGAAATGCAGGGAAAG GTTAAGCATCTTAACATCAGTTACAACATACTATCGGAGATTCCTACAGAATCcttctttgcaaaaattgaaGTGTGGCTGGAAATGCGATTGTGCTTTTCTTATTATAATGGCAAAAGAAAGTTGATGCGAGATGCAAACGAAGCAGAAAgattcaaaattcaaaaaattttaaaccagCTGGAAAACTCG aaaTTGAAGGTACATGTTGCTGGTTTCGACTTTGATGACAATTTCATCATACTTCATCGATCAGAttaa